A region of the Zonotrichia albicollis isolate bZonAlb1 chromosome 13, bZonAlb1.hap1, whole genome shotgun sequence genome:
GAATAGGTCACACATCACTTTATCTGTGTATGGGAAGGGATTATGGTATGAATGTTACTATCTCATACCTACAGCCAGGTCATTGTTATAACTCTATTGAACCCTATGAGATTGTCTGGTAAATGTTAAAATACTCAGTGATTAAGTACTGCTAAACTCTTTTGCACCCTTATCTTTGCATCCATATCTTGGCACACTTACcccctttgcattcctgaatTTAATACAAATCATTCCAAATTGTTTCTAATTCAATCTTCCTTCGTATGCTTTAAGTCTGTGTAGTAAGTGAGCTTTGCCAACAAACTCAGTAAAGCCATGTTTTCACAAATTCATATTAAACCCTGCTTTTGCCAAAACCTTTGATAGTATTCCTTTAATTGGCCAAACCTTTTGTTCACAATACCTATTTAGCTATATGCCAAAGTCATTCCATTTATTCATTATTTCCCTCTGCCATATAGTGGTAATTTTTAGAGGGAAGGCAAAACAAACTCCATCCAAACAAGAGCAAAATGTGCAGGGCCAGAAGTTGGACTttggtgatccttgtgggtgcCTTCCAACTCCTCACTGTGTTCCACAATTCTGTGAGATGATGCCCCGGTtatcccttccaacctgaatcATTCTGTGAAAACTTCTGCAGTAGCAATGATAAAAAGCTGTAATCAAATCCTAGATACACAGGGCTTGAAGGGTACTAGAATATCTATGCAAGCTGCAGCAACTTAATAACAATTAAAAGTGTAGTACCCTGGTGACACAGTCAGGGGTACAAGAAGCTATGAAGTGCCAATGTGGGGAAGGCAAAGATTGCCACTTAAACATTAGGCATTCACTTAAAAGATTGCAGTTAAACATAGAAGGACAGAGCATGGAAAGTGTTGCCTAATTTTCCAAATTCAGCTTAACCAAATAATAGTACAACCCCTGATATTTTCGTGctctaaatattattttaaatttagcaTTATATAATCAAGTTATCAGTAACAACTGCCAATATGTTGTAACTTCATATTAATGTAGCTTAAGGTATCTTTATTTATATTAGCATCACTTAAAGCCAATTTTGCTAACACTTGATGTGGtcaaaaaattgtttaaatgtTCAATTTAGTATTAGATGTCAATAAAGCTACTCAGAATCTTAATAGTAAGCTCATGATGAACTGAAGCCATACTCATAAGAATTATTCACAACAAGTTCATTCCATTAAATTGTTCACAGAaacactttttttaaaaatacacatttgaATAATCAAATCTAAAAATATTTAGGTTACTTCTGGTCCATGCTCTTCTTTTGTAAACTTTATATATTGCCTCAATATATAACACAGTGTTGAGATACAAAAAGAGATTGCAAAGTCTTAAATATTCACTGAGAAGTTGCCCTACAGCATGGGAAAGACACATATGAAATAATCTCTTCAgtagattaaaagaaaaaagtattatTGTAAATCAGTGTatactgaaaatattaaaaatttctgAATTAATGAAGTTGAAAGACAATTAAACATTGCCAAAGGCCTGTATAGACTTTGTGTAACTTTGTACAGTAAATAGAATAGTGCCTTTTAATTTGAGGGAAACTGTCAGATGGGCCTCTTTTCTGTAAGAGCTTTCAATGTAGAGGAGAGAAGAAACACTGCATAAAGAGTAAGTATTAACCCAACAGAAGAAGAATAAATGCAGCTGAAAAAATATGAGCCTCATTCAGCATATAATCTGTATTTGGTGAATTTTTGTACTTAATAGCTAGTCATAACCTTAGCATATTGTACAAATGTTCACTTAAAAGGCAGCTTTGAAatcaccagcaatagaaacgaCACTTTTCTGGGCAATATTCCTGAACTTCAACATAGGTATGACCTCACATCTTGAGAAAATATtagttttttttcagaaaaataccTCTTTCTACTTTGATCTTGTCAAGGATTGCATTTTTGTCTGCTAAATCAGATTTGATAGCCATCTCTAGTTTAGCAATTTGCAGTTTCATTTGCTGTTCCTTTGATTTCCATTGCTGTTCATGGGTCATACAGAAGACACTGTAATAAAACATATGGCATGTGAAAAACTTTTAGAAATCAGCTTCAACAGAAAATAGTAAAGAAAAAAGCTTTTAGTGGCACAGAGACCACTGTCATCATGTCTTAGGAATTAAGTAAACACATGCTGGTCTGCTGCTGTTGAAACCAAGGCGCCTTTCCCAGGCTGCGGTTAAACAACATGAAAGAGTTTGTGGGATGAGCAAAGGAACTGGCCTTAATTTAGAGCTCCAAAGTCAAAAAGTTGGCAGCATGCAACATTTGTGGGACTAGAAAAGGAATTCAGATGCATATCCCAGAATAATCCACAAGTCCAAACCTCAGCAACTGACAACTAACAAAACCATTCTTTCCGCATACAAAACCTCTTAATGTAGAGAACTGGGATCATCCACCTGATTTCTTTTAAATCTGTGAAACATGCAGAGCATAAAGTCAGTTGCCTGTTCAAAGAAAAATGTTGACCACAAAGTGACAACA
Encoded here:
- the RPGRIP1L gene encoding protein fantom translates to MISCISVFCMTHEQQWKSKEQQMKLQIAKLEMAIKSDLADKNAILDKIKVERVLSDTPEDEQNLNVKILIMLNLFEKYIPEAKKYH